A window of the Planifilum fulgidum genome harbors these coding sequences:
- a CDS encoding GntR family transcriptional regulator, translating to MGKSLNPHSVIPLYHQLKEILKENIESGVWKPGDRIPSENELRKQYDVSRNTVIKALEELVQEGLLRREQGRGTFVSSPKISHSLTGFYSFSNVLRANGLEPKDVILVLERRIAKPSIARHLQLTGSQEVWVLKRLRCAGDEPIMLETSHLPQNRVPRIERADLENRSLYDYLEQKHGILVTRAKEIFEPVLIRDYESRYLRVPEGYPALLLDRIAYDSQGRPVEFCRSIVRGDRCRFYTELL from the coding sequence GTGGGCAAGTCCCTGAATCCCCACAGCGTGATTCCCCTCTACCATCAGCTGAAAGAGATTTTGAAGGAAAACATCGAATCGGGCGTGTGGAAGCCGGGGGACCGGATTCCTTCGGAAAACGAGCTCCGAAAGCAGTACGATGTCAGCCGGAATACGGTGATCAAGGCGCTGGAAGAGCTGGTCCAGGAGGGGCTGCTCCGCCGGGAGCAGGGGAGGGGGACTTTTGTTTCCTCGCCGAAAATTTCCCATTCCCTGACCGGATTTTACAGCTTCAGCAACGTGCTCAGGGCCAACGGGCTGGAGCCGAAGGATGTGATCCTCGTTCTGGAGAGGCGGATCGCCAAGCCCAGCATCGCCCGGCATCTGCAGCTGACCGGTTCGCAGGAGGTGTGGGTTTTAAAGCGGCTGCGCTGCGCCGGCGACGAGCCGATCATGCTGGAGACCTCCCACCTTCCCCAAAACCGCGTTCCCCGGATCGAACGGGCGGATCTGGAGAACCGCTCCCTCTACGACTATCTGGAGCAGAAACACGGCATCCTGGTGACCCGGGCGAAGGAGATCTTCGAACCGGTGCTGATCCGGGATTACGAGAGCAGATACCTCCGGGTTCCCGAAGGGTATCCCGCCCTTCTGCTGGACAGGATCGCCTACGACTCCCAGGGGCGCCCCGTGGAATTTTGCCGCTCCATCGTGCGGGGGGATCGCTGCCGGTTTTACACGGAGCTGCTTTGA
- a CDS encoding 1-phosphofructokinase family hexose kinase codes for MITAVCLNPAVDKTYRVFSLQPGRIHRVERVEACPGGKGINVAKVLKRLGLDIRVTGFIGGGAGDALLRGLDRWDIPHRMVRIPGETRTCLNILEEVRRTQTEFLEPGPAVPPKKWEALKETVAEMAEKSRVVVLSGSLPPGLAADAYYELISLVQSRRAKAIVDTGGAPLARALEARPFTVKPNGAEMASLFQREEMSDSERIGVLREWNRGGIPLACVTLGERGAIASMEGRVYRVIPPKIEAVNPVGSGDAFAAGLAAGLDRGEGIESALALAAASAASNALHLQAGQVNAEQVASLKRKVHVAILSP; via the coding sequence GTGATTACCGCAGTCTGTCTCAATCCGGCCGTCGACAAAACCTACCGGGTGTTCTCCCTTCAGCCTGGACGCATCCACCGGGTGGAAAGGGTGGAGGCCTGTCCCGGTGGCAAGGGAATCAACGTGGCCAAGGTGCTGAAACGGCTCGGCCTCGACATCCGGGTGACGGGCTTCATCGGGGGAGGGGCGGGTGACGCCCTCCTCCGGGGGCTTGACCGGTGGGACATTCCCCACCGCATGGTGCGCATTCCCGGCGAAACCCGCACCTGTCTCAACATTTTGGAGGAGGTCCGCCGGACGCAAACGGAATTTTTGGAGCCGGGGCCCGCGGTGCCGCCTAAGAAGTGGGAGGCGTTGAAGGAGACGGTGGCGGAGATGGCGGAAAAAAGCCGGGTGGTCGTCCTTTCGGGCAGCCTTCCCCCCGGATTGGCGGCGGACGCCTACTATGAATTGATTTCCCTTGTTCAATCCCGGCGTGCCAAAGCCATCGTCGATACCGGGGGCGCTCCCCTGGCCCGGGCTCTGGAAGCCCGTCCCTTCACGGTGAAACCCAACGGGGCGGAGATGGCCTCCCTGTTTCAAAGGGAAGAGATGAGCGATTCGGAGCGGATCGGAGTGCTCCGGGAATGGAACCGAGGGGGCATCCCCCTCGCCTGTGTCACGCTGGGAGAACGAGGGGCCATCGCTTCGATGGAGGGACGCGTTTACCGGGTGATTCCCCCAAAGATCGAGGCGGTCAACCCCGTCGGATCCGGAGATGCCTTCGCCGCGGGGTTGGCGGCCGGTCTCGACCGGGGGGAAGGGATCGAGTCGGCCCTGGCTCTGGCCGCCGCGTCGGCCGCGTCCAACGCCCTGCATCTCCAGGCGGGACAGGTGAACGCGGAGCAGGTGGCATCACTCAAGCGGAAGGTGCATGTGGCGATTCTGTCCCCTTGA
- a CDS encoding class II fructose-bisphosphate aldolase encodes MPLTSPKELLADAYRNRYAVAAFAAHNMEMMRAVVEAAEEAGAPVILQTTPATLRYAGLESIVAMARAAAEGAKVPVALHLDHGDTFETVVRCLRAGYTSVMVDASRLPFLENAAFVAKVTEAAHAAGVPVEAELGTIGGAEEGGAGEEELTDPEAAEEFVRRTGIDFLAPAFGTVHGVYKGEIRLDFSRLEAISRRVGLPLVMHGASGVPGEMIRRAIARGVSKVNFSTELKRAFVRQLRNYLSNHPEETDPRRILLPAREAVKQIAKRKIEIVSGVVP; translated from the coding sequence GTGCCGCTGACGTCGCCGAAAGAACTGCTTGCGGACGCGTATCGGAACCGTTACGCCGTCGCCGCCTTCGCCGCACACAATATGGAGATGATGCGGGCGGTGGTGGAGGCGGCGGAGGAGGCGGGGGCGCCGGTGATCCTGCAGACCACCCCCGCCACCCTCCGGTATGCGGGCCTGGAATCGATTGTGGCCATGGCCCGGGCGGCGGCCGAAGGGGCCAAGGTGCCCGTGGCCCTGCACCTGGACCACGGAGACACCTTTGAAACGGTGGTCCGCTGCCTCCGGGCCGGTTATACGTCCGTCATGGTGGATGCCTCGCGGCTGCCTTTTCTGGAGAATGCCGCCTTCGTGGCCAAGGTGACGGAGGCGGCCCACGCCGCCGGGGTGCCGGTGGAGGCGGAATTGGGAACGATCGGCGGGGCGGAGGAGGGCGGGGCGGGAGAGGAGGAACTTACCGATCCCGAGGCGGCGGAAGAGTTCGTGCGAAGGACGGGCATCGATTTCCTGGCCCCGGCCTTCGGAACCGTCCACGGGGTATACAAGGGAGAAATCCGGCTGGATTTCTCCCGCCTGGAAGCCATCTCCCGCCGCGTCGGCCTTCCCCTTGTGATGCACGGCGCCTCCGGCGTTCCCGGGGAGATGATCCGCCGGGCCATCGCCCGCGGCGTCAGCAAGGTCAACTTTTCCACGGAACTGAAACGGGCCTTTGTCCGCCAATTGCGGAATTATCTGTCGAATCATCCCGAGGAGACCGATCCCCGCCGGATTTTGCTCCCGGCGAGGGAAGCGGTGAAACAGATCGCCAAAAGAAAAATCGAGATCGTGAGCGGGGTTGTGCCGTGA
- a CDS encoding enoyl-CoA hydratase/isomerase family protein, whose product MYETIRLKQEDAVATIVFNRPQTLNAFNLTMHEEVYDALNRAADDDAVRCIVLKGSGKGFSAGADLGAIDLSEEEPDLGKFLRKTYNRLLMRMVEVDKPIVASLHGPVYGAGLGVALACDFRIAAAGSTYCMAFIKIGLVPDAGTSFFLPRLMGLGRALEMAMLGETLSAEEAFRAGLVNRVVPDEALEKETMKLAGRLAQAPTKALALTKRLMAGSFEKDLATALEAEARGQSEAGKTRDFLEGVSAFFQKRPPRFTGK is encoded by the coding sequence ATGTACGAAACGATCCGTCTGAAACAAGAAGATGCCGTTGCGACCATCGTGTTCAACCGGCCCCAAACCCTCAACGCCTTCAATCTGACCATGCACGAAGAGGTGTACGACGCCCTCAACCGGGCGGCCGACGACGATGCCGTCCGCTGCATCGTGCTGAAGGGAAGCGGAAAGGGGTTCAGCGCCGGCGCCGATCTCGGCGCCATCGATCTGTCGGAGGAGGAGCCGGATCTCGGAAAATTCCTGCGCAAAACCTACAACCGCCTGCTGATGCGGATGGTGGAGGTGGACAAGCCCATCGTCGCCTCCCTTCACGGCCCCGTCTACGGCGCCGGGCTGGGGGTGGCCCTCGCCTGCGACTTCCGGATCGCCGCCGCCGGCTCCACCTACTGCATGGCGTTTATCAAGATCGGCCTGGTCCCGGATGCGGGAACCTCCTTTTTCCTGCCCCGGCTCATGGGACTGGGACGGGCCCTGGAGATGGCCATGCTGGGAGAGACCCTCTCCGCGGAGGAAGCTTTCCGGGCCGGATTGGTCAACCGGGTGGTGCCGGACGAGGCCCTGGAAAAGGAAACGATGAAACTGGCCGGTCGCCTGGCCCAGGCGCCCACCAAGGCCCTGGCGCTCACCAAGCGATTGATGGCGGGCAGCTTTGAAAAAGACCTGGCCACCGCCCTCGAAGCGGAAGCCCGGGGACAATCGGAGGCGGGCAAAACCCGGGATTTCCTGGAAGGGGTCTCGGCTTTCTTCCAGAAGCGCCCGCCCCGCTTTACCGGGAAGTGA
- a CDS encoding SIS domain-containing protein — protein MNNNHTYREIARQPETWRETEQIVSAGKGELLRPFEEFKPEEILFTGCGSSYFLSVAAAYLFQEKLGISAKAVPASDILMNPDAVFAGGRRTLVVGSSRSGDTTELVRAMEVARKQPSVRTLGITTRPDSLLGREGEALILPHVQEKSVVMTGSFSNMLLALQLMAGHLSGDAAYLDELKRLPELGRERMAKAEELGRIVGEDRRFDHYIFLGQGSFFGLALEGMLKLKEMTQVQTEAFNPLEFRHGPISVLNERCRVILLSHRLLRPYLRSLIEDLRRLKAEVVLIDEAAGEEADILWNLESGLSDPSRALLYLPFLHFLAYFRAMSLGLNPDRPRHLNQVVVLEEEEG, from the coding sequence ATGAACAACAACCACACTTACCGGGAAATCGCCCGGCAACCCGAGACCTGGAGGGAAACCGAACAAATCGTGTCGGCCGGGAAAGGGGAACTGCTTCGTCCGTTCGAGGAATTCAAGCCGGAGGAGATCCTCTTCACCGGTTGCGGTTCCTCCTATTTTCTTTCCGTTGCGGCCGCCTATCTGTTTCAGGAGAAGCTCGGCATTTCCGCCAAGGCCGTTCCCGCTTCGGACATTTTGATGAATCCGGACGCCGTCTTTGCCGGAGGCCGCAGGACCCTGGTGGTCGGTTCCTCCCGTTCGGGGGACACCACCGAGCTGGTGCGCGCCATGGAGGTGGCCCGAAAGCAGCCCTCGGTCCGCACCCTCGGCATCACCACCCGTCCCGACAGCCTGCTGGGCCGGGAGGGGGAAGCCCTCATTCTGCCGCACGTTCAGGAAAAAAGCGTCGTCATGACCGGTTCCTTTTCCAACATGCTGCTCGCCCTGCAGCTGATGGCGGGGCACCTTTCCGGCGACGCCGCCTATCTGGATGAACTGAAACGTCTGCCGGAGCTGGGGCGGGAGCGCATGGCCAAAGCGGAGGAACTGGGACGGATCGTCGGCGAGGATCGGCGCTTCGACCACTACATTTTCCTCGGCCAGGGGAGCTTCTTCGGCCTCGCCCTGGAAGGGATGCTCAAGCTGAAAGAGATGACCCAGGTGCAGACGGAAGCCTTCAACCCCTTGGAGTTTCGGCACGGTCCCATTTCCGTGCTCAACGAGCGATGCCGGGTCATTCTGCTGAGCCATCGCCTCCTCCGTCCCTATCTCCGTTCGCTGATCGAGGACCTTCGCCGCCTGAAGGCCGAGGTGGTGCTGATCGACGAAGCGGCCGGCGAAGAGGCCGACATCCTGTGGAATCTTGAGTCCGGATTGTCGGATCCGTCCCGGGCGCTCCTCTATCTGCCGTTTCTCCATTTCCTCGCCTACTTCCGCGCCATGAGCCTGGGGCTCAATCCCGACAGGCCCCGCCACCTGAACCAAGTGGTGGTGCTGGAGGAAGAAGAGGGATGA